CCATGTATCCAAAATCCTCATATAGTTTGGTGACTGCTTGCACCGTCAATAGAGAATTTGACGCAACGTAGACTCCTTGATAATTTCTATCACCTAGAATCTTTAGTCCTTCATGTAATGCTATCAATTCTCCATGTGTGACCGATAAGGGTTGCTTGATTTTCTGGCCAAAAGCGCATATCATCTTTCCTTGGTGGTCTCTCACAGCTCCTCCAATTTCATATGCATTAATATTTGTGTTATAAGAAGCATCCACATCCAGACGAAGATATCCAGTAGGAGGAGGTAGCCATCTCGTCAATGATTCTACAATAGTTGAGTCTGAAGTCGGCCTTTCCATGC
This window of the Primulina huaijiensis isolate GDHJ02 unplaced genomic scaffold, ASM1229523v2 scaffold207004, whole genome shotgun sequence genome carries:
- the LOC140966535 gene encoding uncharacterized protein — encoded protein: MNELGRQKFEENVCTLAIWKERTSLLHTERGSTRSKSIGWCMDFLGEYQSTKCMERPTSDSTIVESLTRWLPPPTGYLRLDVDASYNTNINAYEIGGAVRDHQGKMICAFGQKIKQPLSVTHGELIALHEGLKILGDRNYQGVYVASNSLLTVQAVTKLYEDFGYMGTIAAETGELMKGPMVSHLYHIKRSANTVAHVLAKFYVSSLTPIL